A genomic region of Hydrogenovibrio crunogenus contains the following coding sequences:
- the thiE gene encoding thiamine phosphate synthase gives MQFRSCHSPEEPLGIYPLVDRADKLKRLFEAGITTAQIRIKDLAGQRLEQELIQADTVAKSYQARLFINDYWKMALQLNSYGVHLGQEDVLDADLPAIHQAGIRLGVSTHTPAEIDSALTIQPSYLAIGPIFETQSKQLSYPTIGLKNLQHWVETLDVPVVAIGGIQRHNLKNVIQAGANGIAMINGLNQPGCTAMESVKNLIHIFDEAYQTRALSYV, from the coding sequence ATGCAATTTCGATCCTGTCACTCTCCTGAAGAACCACTGGGCATTTACCCGTTGGTCGATCGCGCCGATAAATTAAAACGCCTTTTTGAGGCAGGTATTACTACCGCACAAATTCGTATCAAAGATTTAGCCGGCCAGCGACTGGAGCAGGAATTGATACAAGCCGATACTGTTGCAAAGTCCTATCAAGCCAGACTGTTCATCAATGACTACTGGAAAATGGCGCTCCAACTCAACAGTTATGGTGTGCACCTAGGACAAGAAGATGTGCTCGATGCCGACCTACCTGCAATCCATCAGGCGGGAATCCGATTGGGCGTCAGCACACATACCCCAGCAGAAATTGATTCGGCATTAACAATACAGCCCTCTTACCTTGCGATCGGACCCATTTTCGAAACCCAGAGCAAACAATTATCTTATCCAACAATCGGTTTAAAGAATCTGCAGCACTGGGTAGAAACATTGGATGTTCCAGTGGTTGCCATTGGGGGGATTCAGCGGCATAATCTTAAAAATGTCATACAAGCAGGTGCGAACGGTATCGCCATGATAAATGGACTCAACCAGCCAGGCTGTACGGCGATGGAAAGTGTAAAAAATCTCATACACATATTTGATGAAGCCTATCAAACAAGAGCGTTGTCTTATGTCTAA